In one window of Methanococcoides methylutens DNA:
- a CDS encoding DUF4870 domain-containing protein has translation MTYKTSIGLNENIVGILCYLGFWMTGVLFLFIEKENKFVRFHAIQSAMVFMILTATVFLVAWIPYVGWLLADFGGFFSLFVWLSLMFIAWRGSKVKVPVIGKIAYNYVYK, from the coding sequence ATGACATACAAGACTTCCATCGGACTTAATGAGAACATTGTAGGTATACTGTGCTATCTGGGATTCTGGATGACTGGTGTGCTTTTCCTCTTCATTGAGAAGGAGAACAAGTTTGTCCGTTTCCACGCGATCCAGTCAGCAATGGTCTTTATGATCCTGACAGCAACCGTCTTCCTGGTCGCATGGATCCCATACGTCGGTTGGCTGCTTGCTGATTTCGGAGGATTCTTTTCCCTCTTCGTCTGGCTTTCTCTCATGTTCATTGCCTGGAGAGGTTCAAAGGTCAAGGTTCCGGTTATCGGCAAGATC
- the rnfB gene encoding Rnf electron transport complex subunit RnfB — protein MSLTTLLIQAMATLGGLGLVIGIMLIAASRLFKVETNPLVEEVVEVLPGANCGACGFAGCADFAERVVEENAPLDGCPVGGFETAREIGGILGQDVSEAEKEYPFLRCNGGSKCVDRFDYVGIQDCTAVIMLSDGEKGCNYGCMGRGTCVRSCPFDAITIGEDRLPIVNKNLCKSCGLCIEACPNDVLMFAKDSEKVHVECNSHDKGKTVKAVCEVGCIGCKICEKNCPEDAITVTKFLAEIDQDKCTACGICVEKCPQKCIEMR, from the coding sequence ATGAGCCTCACTACTTTACTTATCCAGGCAATGGCAACCCTCGGTGGTCTTGGTCTTGTGATCGGTATCATGCTGATCGCAGCTTCAAGGCTGTTCAAGGTAGAAACCAATCCTCTTGTTGAAGAGGTCGTAGAGGTCCTTCCAGGTGCTAATTGTGGTGCCTGCGGGTTTGCAGGATGTGCAGACTTTGCAGAGCGTGTCGTGGAGGAGAATGCTCCTCTTGATGGCTGTCCTGTGGGTGGTTTTGAGACTGCAAGGGAGATCGGTGGAATTCTCGGTCAGGATGTTTCAGAAGCAGAGAAGGAGTACCCATTCCTCAGGTGTAATGGTGGTAGCAAATGCGTTGACAGGTTCGATTACGTAGGTATCCAGGATTGTACTGCTGTGATCATGCTTTCTGACGGTGAGAAGGGCTGTAATTACGGATGTATGGGTCGCGGAACATGTGTGCGTTCATGCCCATTCGATGCTATTACGATCGGCGAGGACCGTCTTCCTATTGTGAACAAGAACCTCTGTAAGAGCTGTGGTCTTTGTATCGAGGCATGCCCTAACGATGTGCTCATGTTTGCAAAGGATTCCGAGAAGGTCCACGTGGAGTGTAATTCACATGACAAAGGTAAGACTGTAAAGGCAGTCTGTGAAGTTGGATGTATCGGCTGTAAGATCTGCGAAAAGAACTGTCCGGAAGATGCTATTACAGTAACGAAGTTCCTTGCAGAGATCGATCAGGACAAATGTACAGCCTGCGGCATCTGTGTTGAGAAATGCCCGCAAAAATGTATTGAAATGAGATAA
- the rnfA gene encoding Rnf electron transport complex subunit RnfA: protein MAADASLFQIFMDGVFIKNFLVIQFLGLCSFVGVTKDTKSAAGMSGAVIFVMAMAATVSYLIFSYVLIPLKLEFLSLISFIVVIAALVQLVEFVVRKNIPSLYRSLGIYLPLITTNCAVLGVVLLNVLNEYSFIQSVVFGVAAGLGYTIVMLMMSGIRERSTLVSVPSSIRGLPQAFFIATMLSMAFVNYFGVIPI from the coding sequence ATGGCAGCTGACGCAAGTCTTTTCCAGATATTCATGGATGGTGTGTTCATAAAGAACTTCCTGGTTATCCAGTTCCTTGGCCTGTGTTCATTCGTGGGTGTTACCAAGGATACAAAGAGTGCTGCAGGAATGTCAGGTGCTGTTATTTTTGTAATGGCAATGGCGGCAACGGTGTCGTATCTTATATTCTCTTACGTATTGATACCGTTAAAGCTTGAGTTCCTTAGTTTGATCAGTTTCATTGTGGTGATCGCAGCTCTTGTACAGCTTGTGGAGTTCGTTGTAAGGAAGAACATTCCTTCACTATATCGTTCACTTGGTATCTACCTCCCGCTTATCACAACTAACTGTGCGGTTCTTGGTGTTGTGTTGCTCAATGTATTGAACGAATACTCTTTCATACAGAGTGTTGTGTTCGGGGTTGCAGCAGGTCTTGGTTACACTATTGTCATGTTGATGATGTCCGGTATCAGGGAACGTAGCACTCTTGTTAGTGTTCCGTCTTCTATTCGCGGTCTCCCTCAGGCTTTCTTCATCGCAACAATGCTCTCAATGGCATTTGTTAACTATTTCGGAGTGATCCCAATATGA